One Malassezia vespertilionis chromosome 6, complete sequence genomic window, GAAGGGGATGTTCTTACACACATCGAGCAGGTCGACGAGGACTGGTGGTCTGCAAAGGATGCCAGCGGTGCAGTGGGTCTGTTCCCTGCTACTTATGTAGAACTTCTTGAAGAGCAGGCATCGGCTGCAGGTGTGCCTCCCGTACCGGAAGCGCCGGAAGCGCCACCAGCTCCACCAGCTCCACCAGCTCCGGAAGCGCcaccagcgccgccagcgccaccagcgccgccagccCCTGAAGCTCCACCAGCCCCTGAAGCGCCACCAGCTCCCCCAGCTCCGGAAgctccgccagcgccaCCAGCCCCTGAAGCTCCACCAGCGCCACCAGCCCCTGAAGCTCCACCAGCTCCACCAGCTCCACCAGCGCAGTCCTCACCACATGCAATTGCACTGTACGAATATGAAATTGGCGAGGACAATGAAATCGAGCTTGCCGAAGGCGACAAAATTGTCGACATCGAGTTTGCAAGCGACGACTGGTGGAATGGCAAAAACGAGCGGACTGGCTTGACGGGGCTCTTCCCTGCCAACTATGTCGAATACAATGAATAGAATAAAGTACGCTCAGCAATTCTAGCAACATACTCGATAGTGCCGCAACAGACTCTACGTTACCAAACGCGGCACTTGTTCACCAACCGTTGTACAGCCTCCATTCGTACCCGCTCCGTGTCGAGATCATCATCTTTGCCTACACGCGGTAGTGCTAGACCAACAACGACTGGCTTTACGTCGCGCACACTCATCTCAGGAGTGTGCTGCGACGCATAGATCCACGCTGCAATCCGTGTGGCATACAATGCATACAAATCCTCCATcccgcgcggcggtgcgccaaacAACGGCACGGTAGACGTCACAGGAAACTGCATCGCTGGCTGTGTATCTTGTTccatgtgctgcgcatcttGTCTTGCAGGATATACTTGGACTTGTACGAGGTACCCAATCTTGCCAAGCTGCGTGACAAGGACTAGCGTCCGGTCGCTGTACTCCTGGCACAGTACAGAGAGTACACTGCCATGCACCGTCTCTGTCTCCGATACCGTCGCAAGCACATCCTGTGCTAGAGGCTCAACGCTGACCGCCTgtccagcttgcgcagcgttcATGGCCAAGCTGCACGCATTGCGCATTTTTGAAAGTACTCTATTTCAAGTACGCTCAAGCTCTACCAATCAATGCAATTCTGGTAGGATGGCCGAGTGGTCTAAGGCGCTTGATTCAAGTATTGATGAATATTTGGCGGCCCGGCCGCTGCACCCAAGTTATCCTGGGTTCGAATCCCAGTTCTACCACACTTTTCTTTTTCACACGGCCCCACAGCACTACTCGTTACTCAGCAACGTGTGCCGCTCTCTGTCCACCATGTCTGAACGCCAAATCGTAATTGTGGGCGGTGGGATCATCGGTAATAGTATCGCATACTATCTAAGCCGGAGTCCCAACTGCCCGCGCGTGATTTTGCTCGAGTCGAGCAAGGCGGTGGCTCCTGGCGCTTCCGGCAAGTCTGGTGGCTTTTTGGCACTCGACTGGCACGGCATGTCTACCGCCaacctcgccgcgctcagCTTCCAGTTGCAccgcgagcttgcgcttgaATTTGGGGGCGCAGAAAAATGGGGCTACCGCGAGGTCGAAACGCACCAGTTGAGCCTCGACACCTCGCGCAAGCCCCGTGCGCGCCCCAAGATCGACTGGCTTAATGGCAATGTTTTCACCTCTACAAGCCCTATTGGTGGCGGAGGAACCACTGCGCAGGTTACCCCCGGCGATCTCACGCGTTTTCTCGCCGCAGaagccgaggcgcgcggcgtcgagaTCCGTGTCGAGACAAAAGCAGTCGGCCTCGTCCTCAACGACGGGAAGGCCAAGGGTGTTGCCACCGTCTCCCGCGGCAAGGAAGAGACGATCCCTGCGACGGACGTGGTCATTGCCACGGGCCCTTGGACCGGAAAGCTGCTCAACACATGGTTCAAGTCGCAGCCTATGCCTGCATACCTGCGCAACGCAGCTATGATCGAAGGCAGTCGCGCGCACAGTATCTTGATCCAAGCCGCGAAGAATCACCAGCTCAGTGCAGACTGCTTTTTCTCTGAGATGCGGTACGGCAacgctgcaggcgcaccCGAGTTTTACATCCGCCCCAAGGGGCTTGCGTACCTCTCTGGTGGCACGGACAGTGTACCCATTCCcgagctcgccgacgaTGTCACCTACGACCCCAGCAGCACCGCAGAGCTGCAGAACCAAGCGGCAGTTGCGTCGCCCGAGTTCCTCGATgtcaagcgcggcgccaccCTGCTCAAAGAGCAGTCGTGCTACTTGCCCCTCTCGCCAcgcactgcggcgccgaTTATCGGTGGCAATGCCCACGACGGCATTTATCTCGCCGCAGGGCACGCCGTGTGGGGCATCAACAACAGTCTCGGCACTGGCAAAGTCATGGCTGAActgctgctcgacggcAAGGCTACCAGTGCCGATATCCGCCACTTGCAGCCGTCTTAAGAGTTTATAGAAGAGCTACTCGTACGCGACACGACGCGCAAATTCAATCATTGCACGCACTGGACGTCCAGTAATGCCTTGGCCCTGGTAGTCGTTCAGCGTGTTCACGGCAGCCTCCATAGAGCCGGCAATGTCAATGTGCGCGTACTGGATCGAGGGCGCGATGCCTTTGGCCCTGTTTTCCAGGCCCGTGACAAACTGCTTCAAAAAAATGGCAGCGGTGCACGAACCTGCAGGACGGCCGCCCGTATTGACAAGGTCTGCATTCGACTTGGAGATCTGAGGAAGGAACCTGTCAGTGAGCGGCATGCGCCAGTACGGATCGTGCTCTGCCTCGCCCGCTGTCTTGAGCGCTTGCCAAAGTGCTTCGCATTCGGTAAAGACGCCCGAGTACACATCGCCGAGGGCAATGACACACGCACCGGTAAGCGTCGCAATGTCGATCAGCGTGTGTGGCTTGTACGTGTCGCTGACGTAGGAAATCGCATCCGCAAGCACAAGACGGCCCTCGGCGTCGGTGTTGTCGACTTGAACGGTGAGgccattgcgcgcttcgaAAATGTCGCCTGGCTTGGTCGCGCGGCCGCTCGGCATGTTTTCGGTGAGCGGCGTGGCAGTCACCACGTTGATCGGCAGGCCAAGCTGTGCAATCGCGAGCGTGGTGCTGACAACAGCGGCTGCACCGCCCATGTCTGCGCGCATCAAATCCATCCCAGCACTCGGCTTGATACTGATACCGCCCGTGTCAAAGGTGATGCCTttgccgacgagcgcgagcggcgctgcgtctttttccggcgcgccgtggtaGAGAATCTCGACAAACTTGAGCGGCTGGTCGCTGCCCTGTGCGACCGAAAGGAAAAGGTTCATGTTTTCTTTGCGCACCCAgtccgcatcgcgcacaatgACCTCGGTGTTGGGGACATGCTTAAAGGCACGCGCAATCCGCTCGGCAAACACGGTGGGGGTCAGCAAGTTGGAGGGGAGCTCCTGCAGCTCCCGCGAAAAgttttgcgcacgcgcgtacACA contains:
- a CDS encoding uncharacterized protein (EggNog:ENOG503P8CE), whose product is MNAAQAGQAVSVEPLAQDVLATVSETETVHGSVLSVLCQEYSDRTLVLVTQLGKIGYLVQVQVYPARQDAQHMEQDTQPAMQFPVTSTVPLFGAPPRGMEDLYALYATRIAAWIYASQHTPEMSVRDVKPVVVGLALPRVGKDDDLDTERVRMEAVQRLVNKCRVW
- a CDS encoding uncharacterized protein (EggNog:ENOG503NU73; COG:E) — translated: MSERQIVIVGGGIIGNSIAYYLSRSPNCPRVILLESSKAVAPGASGKSGGFLALDWHGMSTANLAALSFQLHRELALEFGGAEKWGYREVETHQLSLDTSRKPRARPKIDWLNGNVFTSTSPIGGGGTTAQVTPGDLTRFLAAEAEARGVEIRVETKAVGLVLNDGKAKGVATVSRGKEETIPATDVVIATGPWTGKLLNTWFKSQPMPAYLRNAAMIEGSRAHSILIQAAKNHQLSADCFFSEMRYGNAAGAPEFYIRPKGLAYLSGGTDSVPIPELADDVTYDPSSTAELQNQAAVASPEFLDVKRGATLLKEQSCYLPLSPRTAAPIIGGNAHDGIYLAAGHAVWGINNSLGTGKVMAELLLDGKATSADIRHLQPS
- a CDS encoding uncharacterized protein (EggNog:ENOG503Q11S; MEROPS:MER0001235; COG:E) produces the protein MSLLGKVVAIDAQGASALAGEVSAQVTSQWKSSRANSKKSGELRMLYPSDSVPIAAVALGEQKPAATTAPDALPSAETALRNERMEHARLDAAKGVRAIRNLANGEKGAVEVDAFASPHAAAEGANLGLWMVNQCKTRGDAPAWKQAESLQGGKHITALPLGGASTEAEWKAMRDPNDPLQHTGTPLNWWTGDVYARAQNFSRELQELPSNLLTPTVFAERIARAFKHVPNTEVIVRDADWVRKENMNLFLSVAQGSDQPLKFVEILYHGAPEKDAAPLALVGKGITFDTGGISIKPSAGMDLMRADMGGAAAVVSTTLAIAQLGLPINVVTATPLTENMPSGRATKPGDIFEARNGLTVQVDNTDAEGRLVLADAISYVSDTYKPHTLIDIATLTGACVIALGDVYSGVFTECEALWQALKTAGEAEHDPYWRMPLTDRFLPQISKSNADLVNTGGRPAGSCTAAIFLKQFVTGLENRAKGIAPSIQYAHIDIAGSMEAAVNTLNDYQGQGITGRPVRAMIEFARRVAYE